The following are encoded in a window of Prevotella melaninogenica genomic DNA:
- a CDS encoding sulfatase → MIDTTMNNYTLYNSKHSSTLLVTSSIAALGISFPAKAQQVNTQPNIILFMVDDMGWQDTSLPFADSITANNRKYDTPNMERLASEGMMFTDAYATPISSPSRCSLMTGMNMARHRVTNWTLHRDKMTDGKRDGVTLPDWNYNGIAQSGNVAHTTKAISFVQLLKNAGYHTIHCGKAHWGAIDTPGENPCHFGFDINITGTAAGGLATYLSERNYGFTKDGKPTSPFAIPGLERYWSTGIFATEALTQEAIASLEKAKKYDQPFYLYMSHYAVHVPIDRDMRFYPTYRARGLSEKEAAYASLIAGMDKSLGDLMDWVAKAGLKRETVIIFMSDNGGLASSSYWRDGELYTQNAPLKSGKGSLYEGGIRVPFIVKWNNIVKPNTRSHAPIIIEDLYPTLLSMAEIKNYHVPQKIDGQDITPILRGKQQGDKKRQLIWNYPNIWDGEGLGISLNCAIREGQWKLIYSYLTGQKELYDLSSDLSEKNNLASSHPQIVARLYKHLTSKLHKMNAQKPIVEGEKRK, encoded by the coding sequence ATGATTGATACAACAATGAACAACTATACCTTATATAATTCAAAGCACTCTTCTACCCTATTAGTTACAAGTTCAATAGCTGCTCTCGGCATTTCCTTCCCAGCCAAAGCACAACAAGTAAATACACAACCCAATATTATCTTGTTCATGGTAGACGACATGGGATGGCAGGACACATCCCTTCCCTTTGCCGATTCGATTACTGCCAATAATCGGAAATACGATACACCTAACATGGAAAGACTTGCTTCCGAGGGGATGATGTTTACAGATGCTTATGCAACTCCTATCAGTTCGCCCTCCAGATGTAGTCTGATGACAGGTATGAATATGGCTCGCCATCGGGTAACGAATTGGACTTTACATCGCGATAAGATGACAGATGGGAAACGAGATGGCGTAACATTACCTGATTGGAATTATAATGGTATTGCGCAAAGCGGTAATGTCGCACATACGACAAAGGCTATATCCTTTGTACAACTCCTAAAAAATGCAGGCTATCATACCATACATTGCGGAAAAGCACACTGGGGAGCTATTGACACTCCGGGTGAGAATCCGTGCCATTTTGGCTTTGACATAAACATTACAGGTACGGCAGCTGGTGGATTAGCTACCTATTTAAGCGAACGTAACTATGGTTTTACAAAAGATGGCAAACCCACATCTCCATTCGCTATTCCAGGCTTGGAACGTTATTGGAGTACTGGTATCTTTGCCACAGAAGCCCTTACACAAGAGGCAATAGCATCATTAGAGAAGGCTAAGAAATACGACCAACCTTTCTATCTCTATATGTCTCATTACGCTGTGCACGTACCAATCGATCGAGATATGCGTTTTTACCCTACGTATCGTGCACGTGGTCTTTCGGAGAAGGAAGCTGCTTACGCTTCATTGATTGCAGGAATGGATAAAAGTTTGGGAGATCTCATGGATTGGGTAGCAAAGGCAGGACTTAAGCGAGAGACAGTCATCATCTTTATGAGCGATAATGGAGGACTCGCCTCATCATCCTATTGGCGGGATGGAGAACTTTACACTCAGAATGCACCACTCAAGAGTGGTAAAGGTTCTCTGTATGAAGGAGGTATAAGAGTTCCCTTTATTGTAAAATGGAACAATATTGTAAAACCAAATACTCGCTCTCATGCACCTATCATCATAGAGGACCTCTACCCTACCTTACTCTCCATGGCTGAAATTAAGAACTATCATGTACCACAAAAAATAGACGGACAAGACATTACACCTATTCTTCGTGGTAAACAACAAGGTGATAAGAAGCGACAACTGATATGGAACTATCCTAACATTTGGGATGGAGAGGGATTGGGAATCAGTCTTAATTGTGCCATTCGTGAAGGGCAATGGAAATTGATTTATTCGTATCTTACAGGTCAAAAAGAACTATATGATCTATCAAGCGACCTGTCTGAGAAGAACAACCTTGCCTCTTCGCATCCTCAAATCGTTGCTCGCCTTTACAAACATCTCACATCTAAATTGCACAAAATGAATGCACAGAAACCAATCGTGGAGGGTGAAAAAAGAAAATAA
- a CDS encoding phosphoethanolamine transferase, with translation MKQINKTKMKRTFVTKMVKPIEENSLFFMFMLLVGAFTNVSHRNVFGYIELIADVYIICFLLSFCQRTIRQGLVILLSSIIYVVAIIDTCCKTLFDTPITPTMLLLAQETTGREATEFFLQYLNLKLFFSAADIILFLALCHIVMAVKKMKFPTSYLKQPFVTFVLMFTIFVGIALSIYDKVQLYTVKNLSGLEVAVTNGFAHLYHPVERIVYGLYSNHLIAKQVDGVIMANQQIKVDSCSFASPTIVLVIGESANRHHSQLYGYPLPTTPYQLAMKNGKDSLAVFTNVVSPWNLTSKVFKQIFSLQSVDEKGDWSNYVLFPAVFKKAGYHVSFLSNQFPYGINYTPDWTNNLVGGFFLNHPQLNKQMFDYRNVTIHNYDEDLLKDYKDIISYKKPQLIIFHLLGQHFQYSLRCKSNMKKFGIKDYKRMDLTDKEKQTIADYDNATLYNDFVLNKIVEQFRNKDAIIVYLSDHGEDCYGKDVNMAGRLTEVEQINLKKYHEEFEIPFWIWCSPVYKQKHRKIFTETLLARNNKFMTDDLPHLLLYLAGIKIKDYCEERNVISPSFNNNRRRLVLKTIDYDKALYQ, from the coding sequence ATGAAGCAAATCAATAAAACGAAAATGAAACGTACCTTTGTAACTAAGATGGTAAAGCCAATAGAAGAGAATTCTCTTTTCTTTATGTTTATGCTGTTGGTTGGTGCCTTTACGAATGTGAGTCATCGTAATGTTTTTGGTTATATAGAATTGATTGCAGATGTATATATTATTTGTTTTTTACTGAGTTTTTGTCAACGAACAATACGTCAAGGGTTGGTGATTTTGTTGAGTAGTATTATTTATGTGGTAGCCATAATAGATACTTGTTGTAAGACACTCTTTGATACTCCAATTACACCGACAATGCTTCTTTTAGCACAAGAGACTACAGGCAGAGAGGCAACAGAGTTTTTCTTGCAATATCTTAATCTAAAACTTTTCTTTTCTGCAGCTGATATTATTCTTTTTCTTGCACTCTGTCATATTGTTATGGCGGTAAAGAAGATGAAGTTTCCAACCTCTTATCTCAAACAACCTTTTGTTACCTTTGTTTTAATGTTTACAATCTTTGTAGGAATAGCTTTAAGTATTTATGATAAGGTTCAGCTTTATACTGTTAAGAATCTTTCAGGACTTGAGGTTGCTGTTACTAATGGGTTTGCACATCTTTATCATCCAGTCGAACGTATTGTTTATGGACTTTATTCAAACCACTTGATAGCAAAACAGGTTGATGGAGTCATTATGGCTAATCAGCAAATAAAAGTAGATTCATGTTCTTTCGCATCTCCTACAATTGTACTTGTTATAGGTGAAAGTGCCAACCGACACCATTCTCAACTGTATGGCTATCCTTTGCCAACAACGCCTTATCAACTTGCCATGAAGAATGGTAAAGATTCGTTAGCAGTGTTTACTAATGTTGTTTCACCATGGAATCTAACGAGTAAAGTGTTCAAGCAAATATTCTCATTGCAATCCGTTGACGAGAAAGGTGATTGGAGTAATTATGTACTCTTTCCTGCGGTGTTTAAAAAAGCAGGGTATCATGTTAGTTTCTTGTCTAATCAATTTCCGTATGGTATTAACTATACACCTGATTGGACGAATAATCTTGTAGGTGGTTTCTTCTTAAATCATCCACAATTAAACAAGCAAATGTTTGATTATAGAAATGTCACGATTCATAACTATGATGAGGACCTATTAAAAGATTATAAAGATATCATTAGCTATAAGAAGCCGCAACTGATAATCTTTCATCTTTTAGGACAGCATTTTCAATACTCATTGCGTTGTAAAAGTAATATGAAGAAGTTTGGAATAAAGGATTATAAACGTATGGACTTGACAGATAAAGAGAAACAAACTATTGCAGACTACGATAATGCAACGCTTTATAATGATTTTGTATTGAACAAGATAGTAGAACAGTTCCGTAACAAGGATGCCATTATAGTCTACTTGTCTGACCATGGAGAGGATTGCTATGGTAAAGATGTAAATATGGCTGGTAGGTTAACTGAAGTTGAACAAATCAATCTCAAGAAGTATCACGAAGAGTTTGAAATACCTTTCTGGATATGGTGTTCGCCTGTATATAAGCAGAAACACCGTAAGATCTTTACGGAAACATTGTTGGCAAGAAATAATAAGTTTATGACAGATGACCTACCACATCTGTTGCTTTATCTGGCTGGAATAAAGATAAAAGACTACTGTGAAGAGAGGAATGTCATCTCTCCAAGTTTCAACAACAATCGTCGTCGTCTTGTTTTGAAGACTATTGACTATGATAAAGCGTTATATCAATAA
- a CDS encoding IS1634 family transposase, with product MHANVQTRFNPATGDMAPYYRIKESYRDVQGHVHSLILLNIGFEPSLTAVQVRKIAYALTERFKNRSTPSLFKEHLDGLTPIEQAKADEWWIRMEKEGGIDRFNKEEQKSLRKYENYIDLETANYTDARNVGAEWLCKQTIDKLQLEGFLRKNGWTENAIHTALSALIVRTVYAVSERSSYYYLRDNSAAAELYSGVPGWTPGINSLYKITDKLYELKEQLEHHLCSITDALFNIDNKLMLFDLTNFYFEGSKRNSNKAKFGRSKEKRSDCKLLVLALCINKEGFIRYSSILEGNTADPKSLPNMIDTLAKRNPSRTKDTLVVMDAGVATEENLELIKKKGYNYLCVSRTKMKDYTLSDDNKSVTVMDARRQKITLKEVKTEDDEDYYLEITSPSKAMTESSMNRVWRERFEMELQRINEGISKKGGTKTYEKVVERTGRAIQKYLLRSNVRTLSERVTWEYYNLIREIECTNRQLKNDLNLRPIYHQKDERSDAHLFFGLLAYWVVNTIRCQLKREGESCYWTEIVRRMSIQKLVTTKGKNPLGETIEMRQCSSPSKQAKQIYDKLNLKHSPFKKNKICRTQSP from the coding sequence ATGTACAGACACGATTCAACCCTGCCACAGGGGACATGGCTCCTTATTATCGCATCAAGGAGTCATATCGTGATGTGCAGGGTCATGTACATTCGCTAATTCTGTTGAATATCGGGTTCGAACCTTCACTTACTGCTGTACAGGTTCGAAAAATTGCATACGCTCTTACCGAACGCTTCAAAAATAGAAGTACACCCTCGCTTTTCAAAGAACATCTTGACGGTCTTACTCCTATTGAACAGGCAAAGGCTGACGAATGGTGGATCCGTATGGAGAAAGAAGGTGGAATCGATCGGTTTAATAAGGAAGAGCAGAAGTCGCTGAGAAAATATGAGAACTATATTGACCTTGAGACGGCAAACTATACTGACGCAAGGAATGTTGGTGCAGAGTGGCTCTGCAAGCAGACAATAGACAAGCTACAATTAGAGGGTTTTCTGCGCAAAAACGGGTGGACGGAGAATGCGATACACACGGCTTTGTCAGCATTGATTGTTCGCACGGTATATGCAGTTTCTGAACGTTCATCTTATTATTATTTGCGCGATAACTCGGCTGCCGCTGAACTTTATAGTGGAGTTCCTGGCTGGACACCAGGAATCAATTCTCTGTATAAAATCACTGATAAATTATATGAACTAAAGGAACAGTTAGAGCATCATCTGTGCAGCATTACTGACGCTCTCTTTAATATAGACAACAAGTTGATGCTCTTCGACTTAACCAACTTCTATTTCGAGGGCAGCAAGCGTAACAGCAACAAGGCCAAGTTCGGTCGTTCAAAAGAAAAACGCTCTGACTGTAAGCTACTTGTACTTGCATTATGTATCAATAAAGAAGGTTTTATACGTTATTCTTCTATCTTAGAGGGTAATACAGCAGATCCCAAGTCTCTACCCAATATGATTGATACGCTGGCAAAGAGGAATCCATCAAGAACAAAGGATACGCTCGTTGTCATGGATGCAGGTGTTGCCACGGAAGAGAACTTGGAGTTAATAAAGAAAAAGGGTTACAATTATCTCTGCGTATCCCGTACGAAAATGAAGGACTATACGCTCAGTGATGATAACAAGAGCGTTACAGTAATGGATGCCCGTCGACAGAAGATAACGCTGAAAGAGGTTAAGACAGAGGATGATGAGGATTATTATCTCGAAATAACATCTCCTTCGAAAGCTATGACAGAGTCGTCCATGAACAGGGTTTGGAGAGAGCGTTTTGAGATGGAACTGCAGAGGATAAACGAAGGAATCTCCAAGAAAGGTGGAACAAAAACCTATGAAAAGGTTGTTGAACGTACAGGACGTGCCATACAGAAGTACCTCCTCCGCAGCAATGTCAGGACACTTTCTGAACGTGTAACATGGGAATACTACAATCTCATTCGTGAGATAGAATGTACGAACAGACAACTAAAGAATGATCTCAACCTCCGTCCAATCTATCATCAGAAAGATGAGCGAAGCGACGCACACCTTTTCTTCGGTTTATTAGCCTACTGGGTGGTAAACACTATCCGTTGTCAATTAAAACGAGAAGGAGAATCCTGTTACTGGACCGAGATAGTACGACGTATGAGCATCCAAAAGCTCGTCACCACAAAAGGGAAGAATCCATTAGGTGAAACCATCGAGATGCGCCAATGTAGTAGTCCTTCGAAGCAAGCAAAACAGATATACGATAAGTTGAACTTAAAACACTCACCATTCAAAAAGAATAAAATTTGTAGGACACAGAGCCCATAA
- a CDS encoding GDSL-type esterase/lipase family protein produces MIMKKRTIVLFGLLLMVLTAVADGKIKVACVGNSVTWGMTITDREKNCYPAQLQKLLGDKYEVRNFGHSGTTLLQHGHRPYVDQQEYQEALNFKADLVIIHLGLNDTDPRNWPEYSEEFNADYIHLIDSFCQANPKAKIWICLMTPIFERHPRFESGTRDWHAQIQKHIRQVATATRVPLIDLNTPLYSRPDLLADAIHPNAEGAKIIAETVYGALTGNYGRLSLSPLYTDGMVIQRNKPIVFRGKANAGETVKVNFNGHMLSTITNDAGKWKVTFPAEKAGGPYKAQISTKKEKLTIKDIYVGEVWLCSGQSNMELPVNAVQSRTQDLNEADSQTHLHLFNMSAIYPTTAVAWSANACDSVNRHQYLHIGPWRNCSRESLGGFSAVAYHFGKNLADSLQVPVGIICNAVGGTTTESWIDRHTLEQRMPAILRDWYHGDFGMKWARERALQNISVSKNPLQRHPYAPAYMFETGMLPLKGYSIKGIVWYQGESNAHNMELHERLFPMLQKSWRNFFHDPELPFYFVQLSSLNRPSWPRFRDSQRRMASRLRNTWMAVTTDVGDSLDVHYTNKKPVGERLGLQALHHSYDYNIESDGPICHSVLAKDNGIELQFIHAKSLSAKGSRLIGFEVAGADGIYYPAEAQITSSNTILVKSSSVTRPLYVRYGWQPFTRANLVNEVGLPCSTFQWAVKK; encoded by the coding sequence ATGATTATGAAGAAAAGAACAATCGTGTTGTTTGGACTGCTCCTTATGGTTTTGACTGCTGTTGCAGATGGCAAAATCAAGGTAGCATGTGTAGGAAATAGTGTGACATGGGGAATGACAATTACCGATAGAGAGAAGAATTGTTATCCAGCACAACTACAGAAGCTGTTAGGAGATAAATATGAAGTCAGAAACTTCGGACACTCTGGAACTACACTACTACAACATGGACATCGTCCCTATGTCGACCAACAAGAGTACCAAGAAGCTTTGAACTTCAAGGCAGACCTTGTCATTATCCACCTTGGGCTCAATGATACCGATCCACGAAACTGGCCTGAGTACAGTGAAGAATTTAATGCTGATTACATCCATTTGATTGATAGTTTCTGTCAGGCGAATCCTAAAGCAAAGATTTGGATTTGTCTTATGACCCCTATCTTTGAGCGTCATCCACGTTTTGAGAGTGGTACACGCGACTGGCATGCACAGATTCAGAAACATATACGACAAGTGGCTACTGCAACACGAGTTCCACTCATTGACTTAAACACACCTCTATATAGTCGTCCCGACCTTCTTGCCGATGCTATTCACCCGAATGCTGAGGGTGCAAAGATTATTGCAGAGACAGTCTATGGAGCCTTAACAGGCAACTATGGTAGGCTTTCCCTTTCTCCATTGTATACGGATGGCATGGTCATTCAGCGCAACAAGCCTATTGTTTTCCGCGGAAAAGCCAATGCAGGTGAAACGGTTAAGGTCAACTTCAATGGCCATATGCTTTCAACTATAACAAATGATGCAGGAAAGTGGAAGGTAACCTTCCCTGCAGAGAAAGCTGGTGGACCTTATAAAGCCCAAATAAGTACGAAGAAAGAAAAGCTTACTATTAAAGACATATACGTTGGTGAAGTGTGGCTTTGCTCAGGACAATCAAACATGGAGTTACCTGTAAATGCTGTACAGAGCAGGACACAAGACTTGAATGAGGCTGACAGTCAGACACACTTACATCTTTTTAATATGTCAGCTATCTACCCAACGACAGCCGTAGCATGGTCTGCTAATGCTTGCGACTCTGTAAATCGTCATCAGTACCTCCATATTGGACCATGGCGTAACTGCTCTCGAGAATCTTTGGGTGGCTTCTCTGCTGTAGCTTATCACTTTGGAAAGAATTTAGCAGACAGTTTGCAGGTCCCAGTAGGTATCATCTGTAATGCTGTTGGTGGTACCACTACAGAGTCATGGATTGACCGCCATACTTTAGAACAACGTATGCCAGCTATTCTTCGTGATTGGTATCATGGAGATTTCGGAATGAAATGGGCACGTGAGCGAGCATTGCAAAACATCAGCGTAAGTAAGAACCCACTGCAACGTCATCCTTATGCACCAGCCTATATGTTCGAGACTGGTATGCTTCCACTAAAAGGATATAGTATCAAGGGAATTGTTTGGTACCAAGGTGAGTCCAATGCACATAACATGGAACTACACGAACGTCTCTTCCCAATGTTACAGAAGAGTTGGCGTAACTTCTTCCATGACCCAGAGCTACCATTTTATTTCGTACAGCTCTCCAGCCTGAATCGTCCTTCATGGCCACGTTTCCGCGATTCTCAGCGTCGTATGGCATCAAGACTACGTAATACCTGGATGGCTGTTACAACAGATGTGGGTGATTCCTTAGATGTACATTACACGAACAAAAAGCCTGTCGGTGAGCGACTTGGCTTACAGGCTTTACACCATAGTTATGACTACAACATAGAATCTGATGGTCCTATCTGTCATTCTGTATTAGCAAAAGACAATGGAATTGAATTGCAGTTTATTCACGCAAAGTCACTATCAGCTAAGGGCAGTCGCCTTATTGGCTTTGAGGTAGCAGGTGCAGATGGCATCTATTATCCAGCAGAAGCACAAATAACATCATCTAACACAATTCTTGTTAAGTCGTCTTCTGTAACACGCCCACTCTATGTTCGTTATGGATGGCAACCTTTTACACGTGCCAACCTTGTGAATGAGGTAGGATTACCATGTAGTACATTCCAATGGGCAGTAAAAAAATAA